Proteins from a single region of Paraburkholderia sp. PGU19:
- a CDS encoding VRR-NUC domain-containing protein, with protein sequence MPTDAPDPFYYLSNFERALAWIASRYDDLLDDSERAFLDAFLRDDARLPKASRALLVRMLMRKGTLFRTGRLAYAEIGCPVQAAAPLAALGWIDADAGMSLDELFACATRPELQRMFAAAPALKGLRKAEWLEALRVADPAHALQRRYREWDAAADEAALRVLVAPLCERFRLMFFGNLHQDWSEFVLADLGVYQYERVAFAPSSRAFQQRGDVDCYLALQACREALELTGDAAFDPLLEAVDAIDTQHNPWLALRRAKLLYAIGYQAERRRDWDAALRIYERCAWPGARHRRMRVLERGGHDEAALALALQAATVPESEEEQQRVARMLPRLQRRLGVAAQKPAGVRAAQRGMLELPRPLEPVAVEYAVRDHLSTEDAPVHYVENALINSLFGLLCWEPVFEAVPGAFFHPFQRGPADLHAPDFRARRSAQFDACFAQLESGVYRETILRHFEIKAGLQSPFVFWGMLTPELLTLALDCLPAAHLKLWFDRLLLDIRANRSGLPDLIRFWPRERRYELIEVKGPGDRLQDNQIRWLAYCVQHDMPVRVLDIRWTESADDALAGATDAEAA encoded by the coding sequence GTGCCGACCGACGCTCCCGATCCGTTCTATTACCTGTCGAATTTCGAGCGCGCGCTCGCGTGGATCGCCAGCCGTTACGACGATCTGCTCGACGACAGCGAGCGCGCCTTTCTCGACGCATTCCTGCGCGACGACGCGCGCCTGCCGAAAGCATCGCGCGCGCTGCTCGTGCGCATGCTGATGCGCAAAGGCACGCTGTTTCGCACGGGGCGGCTCGCGTATGCGGAAATCGGTTGTCCCGTGCAGGCGGCTGCGCCGCTCGCCGCGCTCGGCTGGATCGATGCGGACGCGGGCATGTCGCTAGACGAACTGTTTGCGTGCGCGACGCGCCCCGAACTGCAACGCATGTTCGCCGCGGCGCCCGCGCTCAAGGGCCTTCGCAAGGCCGAGTGGCTCGAAGCGCTGCGCGTCGCGGACCCTGCGCACGCTTTGCAACGGCGTTATCGCGAGTGGGATGCCGCCGCTGACGAAGCCGCGCTGCGCGTACTCGTCGCGCCGCTGTGCGAGCGCTTCCGGCTGATGTTCTTCGGCAATCTGCATCAGGACTGGTCCGAGTTCGTGCTCGCCGATCTCGGCGTGTATCAGTACGAGCGCGTGGCGTTCGCGCCGTCGTCGCGGGCATTCCAGCAGCGGGGCGACGTCGACTGTTATCTGGCATTGCAAGCGTGCCGCGAAGCACTCGAACTCACGGGCGACGCAGCGTTCGACCCGCTACTCGAAGCCGTCGATGCAATCGATACACAGCACAACCCCTGGCTCGCGTTGCGCCGCGCGAAGCTGCTGTACGCGATCGGCTATCAGGCGGAACGCCGGCGCGACTGGGATGCGGCGTTGCGCATCTACGAGCGCTGCGCATGGCCAGGCGCGCGGCACAGGCGCATGCGTGTGCTGGAGCGCGGTGGCCATGATGAAGCAGCGCTCGCGCTGGCGCTGCAGGCGGCCACCGTTCCCGAGAGCGAAGAGGAGCAGCAGCGCGTCGCGCGCATGCTGCCGCGCCTGCAACGGCGCCTCGGCGTCGCCGCGCAGAAACCCGCTGGCGTGCGCGCTGCGCAGCGCGGCATGCTCGAACTGCCGCGACCACTGGAGCCCGTCGCCGTCGAATACGCGGTGCGCGATCATCTGTCGACGGAAGATGCGCCCGTGCATTACGTCGAAAACGCGCTGATCAATTCGCTGTTCGGTCTGCTGTGCTGGGAGCCCGTTTTCGAGGCCGTGCCGGGCGCGTTCTTTCACCCGTTCCAGCGCGGTCCCGCTGATCTGCACGCGCCCGACTTCCGCGCGCGCCGCAGCGCGCAGTTCGACGCCTGCTTTGCGCAACTCGAAAGCGGCGTGTATCGCGAGACGATCCTGCGTCACTTCGAAATCAAAGCGGGCCTGCAATCGCCGTTCGTGTTCTGGGGCATGCTCACACCCGAGCTGCTGACGCTTGCGCTCGATTGCCTGCCTGCCGCGCATCTGAAGCTGTGGTTCGACCGGCTGTTGCTGGATATTCGCGCGAACCGTTCGGGCCTGCCCGACCTGATCCGTTTCTGGCCGCGCGAGCGGCGCTATGAACTGATCGAAGTGAAAGGGCCGGGCGATCGTCTGCAGGACAACCAGATCCGCTGGCTCGCGTACTGCGTGCAGCACGACATGCCCGTGCGCGTGCTCGACATCCGCTGGACCGAAAGCGCCGACGATGCGCTCGCCGGTGCAACGGACGCGGAGGCGGCATGA
- a CDS encoding MFS transporter — MRSASAVHDPSRQLLPFRESLLAMLGIAFVTMLVALDQTIVGTALPRIVADLKGFDFYAWVATSYMLASVITIPIFGRLGDLYGRKPFLIAAILLFTLASVLCGLAKSMLFLVAARGLQGIGGGILIGTVFATVADLFPDPKLRLRWLVFVTSSFGIANIVGPTLGGMLTQMQGWRLVFFVNVPVGVVSLIFVQMFVPKLRHLKASGPIQLDWLGAFVVAVTFGALQLLIELLPREGVSGTTALLFAITTVCGLTLYFWEKRMGYPVVPVDVLLDRKLAPLFAMSVLGGFALFSMVFYVPLLFQGGYAMSPHDSGMLITPLLLGTTVGSVLNNRIVTRIRRANGLMYAGFAFFVIGCVALVSFKGHEPHIVWMACMGVSGLGLGLVATNLTICSQQIVARDHLGAVTALLQSLRIFGGMLGTAITGALLGHMYTQGVTRSLDSYQATQWLKSFASPDLLVDRNEQSALIEHLVAAGHSSDPMMHMAREALIASIHIGLSVAALAALIGLCLAWFVPAVQVSYAETEVRGA; from the coding sequence ATGAGGTCCGCCAGTGCCGTTCACGATCCCAGCCGTCAACTGCTGCCGTTTCGCGAGTCGCTGCTCGCGATGCTCGGCATCGCCTTCGTCACGATGCTGGTCGCGCTCGACCAGACCATCGTCGGCACCGCGTTGCCGCGCATCGTCGCCGATCTCAAGGGCTTCGACTTCTACGCGTGGGTCGCGACCTCGTACATGCTCGCGTCCGTCATCACCATTCCGATCTTTGGGCGGCTCGGCGATCTGTATGGCCGCAAGCCGTTCCTGATCGCGGCGATCCTGCTGTTCACGCTGGCGTCGGTGCTGTGCGGGCTCGCGAAAAGCATGCTGTTCCTGGTCGCCGCGCGCGGCCTGCAGGGCATCGGCGGCGGCATTCTGATCGGCACCGTGTTCGCCACCGTCGCCGATCTGTTCCCCGATCCCAAGCTCAGGCTGCGCTGGCTCGTGTTCGTCACGTCGTCGTTCGGCATCGCGAACATCGTCGGCCCGACGCTCGGCGGCATGCTCACGCAGATGCAGGGCTGGCGGCTCGTGTTCTTCGTCAACGTGCCCGTCGGCGTCGTGTCGCTGATCTTTGTTCAGATGTTTGTGCCGAAGCTGCGCCATCTTAAGGCGAGCGGGCCGATCCAGCTCGACTGGCTCGGCGCGTTTGTCGTCGCCGTGACGTTTGGCGCGCTGCAACTGCTGATCGAACTGCTGCCGCGCGAGGGCGTCAGCGGCACGACGGCGCTGCTGTTCGCGATCACGACCGTGTGCGGCCTGACGCTGTACTTCTGGGAAAAGCGCATGGGCTATCCCGTCGTGCCCGTCGATGTGCTGCTCGATCGCAAGCTCGCGCCGCTCTTCGCGATGTCGGTGCTCGGCGGCTTTGCGCTGTTTTCGATGGTGTTCTACGTGCCGCTGCTGTTCCAGGGCGGCTACGCGATGTCGCCGCACGATTCCGGCATGCTGATCACGCCGCTGCTGCTCGGCACGACGGTCGGCAGCGTGCTGAACAATCGCATCGTCACGCGCATCCGGCGCGCGAACGGGCTGATGTATGCCGGCTTCGCGTTCTTTGTGATCGGCTGCGTCGCGCTCGTCTCGTTCAAGGGCCACGAGCCGCATATCGTGTGGATGGCGTGCATGGGCGTGAGCGGACTGGGACTTGGCCTCGTCGCCACCAACCTGACGATCTGCTCGCAGCAGATCGTCGCGCGCGATCACCTCGGCGCGGTGACGGCGCTGCTGCAATCGCTGCGGATTTTTGGCGGCATGCTCGGCACTGCGATCACGGGCGCGCTGCTCGGGCATATGTACACGCAGGGCGTGACCCGCTCGCTCGATTCATATCAGGCGACGCAATGGCTCAAGTCGTTCGCGAGTCCCGATCTGCTGGTCGATCGCAACGAGCAGTCCGCGCTGATCGAGCATCTGGTGGCGGCGGGGCATTCCAGCGATCCGATGATGCACATGGCGCGCGAAGCGCTCATCGCGTCGATTCACATCGGCTTGTCGGTCGCCGCGCTCGCCGCGTTGATCGGGCTATGCCTCGCGTGGTTCGTGCCCGCCGTGCAGGTGAGCTATGCGGAGACGGAAGTGCGCGGCGCTTGA
- a CDS encoding DUF937 domain-containing protein: MNDADLVAAAHAAFNPYVLEQLSSRIGLPPDAIRHVVERAAPAIVLTMMASASSAESAQRLFLVIMSTESNARIAAQLAGLTASSHGLKAVERSGHELAIRIAESREIALISDHIAALTSVPPQAAHALTDVASAVVFGAAKHHMLLEQGCAGDLPGLLAYQWPIAAPWLAEGYSKALGFESSAAFADRVPQQLVGLAAAMPRVSATAGNGSAGWATNGAPSSADAARSGAYSGGDPYGLAGGAAGAAAARAAPGVPTQLLTTVEPSAPRSRRVPVWAWGILVVIVLLIGIILYGYRQRTGTDEGSAQLTSSTASGTLSAVAPVSGASVPPAAQAAADSGASGMAAASEAVASSEAASATGAAAVGGSPASSANPASAASQ, encoded by the coding sequence GTGAACGACGCCGATCTGGTCGCCGCGGCCCACGCCGCCTTCAATCCCTACGTTCTCGAGCAGTTGAGCAGCCGCATCGGTTTGCCGCCCGACGCGATCCGGCATGTCGTCGAACGCGCGGCGCCCGCCATCGTGCTGACGATGATGGCGAGCGCAAGCAGCGCGGAAAGCGCGCAACGCCTCTTCCTCGTGATCATGTCCACCGAATCCAATGCGCGCATCGCGGCACAACTCGCCGGCCTGACTGCCAGTTCGCACGGGCTGAAGGCCGTCGAGCGTTCGGGCCATGAGCTGGCGATACGCATCGCCGAGAGCCGCGAGATCGCGTTGATCAGCGACCACATCGCCGCCCTGACGTCCGTGCCACCGCAAGCCGCGCATGCGCTGACGGATGTCGCATCGGCTGTGGTGTTCGGCGCCGCCAAGCACCATATGCTGCTCGAACAGGGCTGCGCCGGCGACCTGCCTGGACTGCTCGCCTATCAATGGCCGATTGCTGCGCCGTGGCTCGCCGAAGGATATTCGAAGGCGCTCGGATTCGAGAGTTCCGCTGCGTTCGCGGATCGTGTCCCGCAACAGCTCGTCGGACTCGCGGCGGCCATGCCGCGCGTGAGCGCTACGGCGGGAAACGGGTCGGCCGGCTGGGCGACGAACGGGGCGCCGTCATCCGCGGATGCGGCGCGGTCCGGCGCATACTCTGGAGGCGATCCCTACGGACTGGCGGGTGGCGCTGCGGGCGCTGCTGCTGCGCGAGCGGCGCCCGGTGTGCCCACGCAATTGCTGACGACAGTCGAACCCTCCGCGCCCCGCTCGCGCCGCGTTCCCGTCTGGGCTTGGGGCATACTCGTCGTCATCGTGCTGCTGATCGGCATCATCCTGTACGGCTACCGGCAGCGAACGGGCACGGACGAAGGGAGTGCGCAGCTCACCAGCAGCACGGCGTCGGGCACCTTGTCCGCGGTGGCGCCAGTGTCTGGCGCATCCGTGCCGCCTGCGGCACAGGCGGCGGCTGATTCGGGTGCGTCGGGAATGGCGGCGGCGTCGGAGGCGGTGGCGTCGTCTGAAGCCGCGTCTGCCACAGGGGCCGCTGCCGTGGGAGGCTCTCCTGCCAGCAGCGCGAACCCGGCCTCTGCGGCAAGCCAGTGA